The following proteins are co-located in the Candidatus Caldatribacterium sp. genome:
- a CDS encoding flagellar protein FlgN translates to MTTPREYFAYLLEGFRRELELQRELLDIARKKENLLVTNNIEALVPLLEQEEDLVFQTCSVEKRLKNIWTELTERFFPDAGDLSLSKVIELADEDLREDFQKVREELTMVVRELRELNRRNAILIEDILNYISVVFSLLLRETERQENPYGSLRRGWYEGSVRGVLIDGVV, encoded by the coding sequence TTGACCACTCCGCGTGAGTACTTTGCGTACCTCCTTGAGGGTTTCAGGAGGGAACTTGAGCTCCAGCGAGAGCTTTTGGATATTGCTCGAAAGAAGGAAAATCTTCTTGTTACCAACAACATTGAGGCTCTGGTGCCTCTCCTCGAGCAAGAAGAGGACCTTGTCTTCCAGACCTGTAGCGTAGAGAAACGCCTGAAGAATATCTGGACGGAACTGACGGAACGCTTTTTCCCCGATGCAGGGGATCTGAGTCTCTCGAAAGTCATCGAACTTGCGGATGAGGATCTCCGGGAGGATTTCCAGAAAGTTCGGGAAGAGCTGACGATGGTTGTTCGAGAACTCCGGGAACTCAACCGCCGGAATGCCATCCTCATTGAGGATATCCTCAACTACATCAGTGTGGTCTTCTCACTTCTTCTGCGGGAGACGGAGCGTCAGGAGAATCCCTACGGTTCCCTGCGCAGGGGTTGGTATGAGGGAAGTGTTCGCGGTGTCCTCATCGATGGGGTCGTATAG
- the flgK gene encoding flagellar hook-associated protein FlgK has protein sequence MRTIFLGLEIARKALQTHQAAMNVTAHNIANANTVGYTRQVPHLVQETVPLSGLFVPPHLKNIGLGVDVDEIRRMRDKFIDLQIRQESRTGAYWNTIDQGLEQIEVIFGEPSEESGLSQIFDRFWNTWQELAKFPESQASRVLVAETGSLLAQALNHTYAQLEAQRQELNEKVAIKVQEINTYVQQIYDLNQQIVRVAPAGGNINDYKDQLDVLVDNLSKVLKVQVQENENGTYTIVLQGRILASDRERSFLDLAVDASGMNQVVFADGPAIDFTYQGGELKAILDLRDTIVPEYQGPSTPLPRVSGAW, from the coding sequence GTGCGGACCATCTTTCTTGGACTTGAGATTGCCCGAAAAGCTCTGCAGACGCACCAGGCGGCGATGAACGTCACGGCCCACAACATAGCCAATGCGAATACCGTTGGGTACACCCGCCAGGTTCCTCACCTTGTCCAGGAAACGGTCCCCCTGAGCGGTCTTTTTGTTCCTCCCCACCTCAAGAACATTGGCCTTGGAGTTGACGTGGATGAAATCCGGAGGATGCGGGATAAGTTCATCGACCTCCAGATTCGCCAGGAATCCCGCACCGGGGCGTACTGGAATACCATCGACCAGGGTCTGGAGCAGATTGAAGTGATTTTTGGGGAACCCAGTGAGGAAAGCGGTCTTTCCCAGATTTTCGACCGTTTCTGGAACACCTGGCAGGAACTTGCCAAGTTCCCCGAATCCCAGGCCTCTCGAGTACTTGTGGCCGAAACAGGTAGCCTCCTTGCTCAAGCCCTCAACCACACCTATGCGCAGCTTGAGGCGCAAAGACAAGAGCTCAACGAGAAGGTGGCCATCAAGGTTCAGGAAATCAACACCTACGTTCAGCAGATTTACGACCTCAATCAGCAGATTGTCCGCGTGGCTCCGGCCGGAGGAAACATCAACGACTACAAGGACCAGCTCGATGTCTTGGTGGACAACCTCTCCAAGGTTCTCAAGGTCCAGGTCCAGGAGAATGAAAATGGTACCTACACTATTGTTCTCCAGGGAAGAATCCTGGCAAGCGACCGGGAGCGGAGCTTCCTTGACCTTGCGGTTGATGCTTCGGGCATGAACCAGGTGGTCTTTGCGGATGGTCCTGCGATTGATTTCACCTACCAGGGTGGAGAACTCAAGGCGATTCTTGACCTTCGGGATACCATTGTCCCAGAGTACCAGGGGCCATCGACACCCTTGCCCAGGGTCTCAGGGGCGTGGTGA